The following are encoded together in the bacterium genome:
- a CDS encoding ATP-grasp domain-containing protein: YPVGGGPSTLRESVRDETLCRTTERLLSALGWTGVAMAEFKVDPRDGRPKLLEVNPRFWGSLHHAILSGVDFPHLLCRMAIDGDVPPLEKYGVGVRSRSLIHGDLMHFVRNPRRFHLDPGFLDFSIPDDLLSASDPWPVVGRVATLIPACYDRELRKTMLG, from the coding sequence ATATCCCGTCGGCGGGGGGCCCAGCACGCTGCGGGAGAGCGTGCGGGACGAGACGCTCTGCCGGACGACGGAGCGGCTCCTCTCCGCGCTCGGCTGGACCGGCGTCGCGATGGCGGAGTTCAAGGTTGACCCGAGGGACGGCAGGCCGAAGCTCCTCGAGGTGAATCCCCGGTTCTGGGGATCGCTGCACCATGCGATCCTGTCGGGCGTCGATTTCCCGCACCTGTTGTGCCGGATGGCGATCGACGGGGATGTCCCTCCCCTGGAGAAGTACGGGGTGGGTGTTCGGAGTCGATCCCTGATCCATGGGGACCTGATGCATTTCGTGAGAAACCCGCGACGGTTCCATCTCGACCCCGGCTTCCTCGATTTTTCGATCCCGGATGATCTGCTTTCGGCGTCGGATCCGTGGCCCGTGGTTGGGCGAGTGGCAACCCTGATCCCTGCGTGCTACGACAGGGAGCTGCGGAAAACGATGCT